The following DNA comes from Macaca thibetana thibetana isolate TM-01 chromosome 14, ASM2454274v1, whole genome shotgun sequence.
tgaaaaCCCACTTCCCtgggcgggtgcggtggctcacccctctaatcccagcactttgggacgccaaggcgggtggatcacctgaggtcaggagtttgaaaccagactggccaacatagtgaaaccccgtctctactaaaaaggcaaaaaattagttgggcatggtgttgtgcggaagctgaggccggagaatctcttgaacttgggaggcggagatcgcagtgagccgagatcgcaccattgctctccagcctgggcgacaagagtgatactccgtctcagaaaaaaaaaacgacTTGAGTTCTTGTCTGTGGTCTCTTGAAGTTCACCAAGGAGGCTAGAGCTGCTGTTACTAGTTGCTCACTTTCCTGTGTGTAGAATCCAGTCATGGGCTCAGGTGAGGCTTTTTCTCACTCTATGCACCCCAAGAGAGGAACACATGCCCCAGGACTGGTGCCCTAAGGCCTTGACCATTGTGATTGGCTCATGGATGGACACATGACCCAAGAAGGCCAATCAGAGGCCTTCCTGCCAGTTGATCTAAGGATTCAGGGTAAAAGAGAGTGTACCTGACCGTGTGGTTTCCTCAGCCCATATTCCCGGACACCGTCTTCGAGTCCACATGCAGGTGCAGTGGATAGTTCTCACGCAGGCTGTCAGCCTCCCACTTCTAGGGCTCACATTTTTCTGTGTCTGAGGCGTTCTTCATCACCCTGGGAGCCTGTTTTTTTGCAAGCACAGGGCAGGCCAAAAGTGTAGGGGATTTAATGTTCTCGAGGACAGCCTTCAACCAATGAGGTCTGGAAGTCAGACTTCCTGTCCCATAGAGGGTCCCCGGTGGGACTAGTTGATCACAGTGGTAATAGGCTTTTAATTGGctgcttttctcttctctatctGACTTTGCCACTCCCTGACTTGTATTTCTTGGGATCACTTTATAAAGAAGTTCACTGCACCCATGTACTTGTCTATGGGTCTGCTTTTGGGGGAAGGAAACTGAGAGTCTTTTCTTCGGAAGATTCTTCTTTAGTCTGGACCCCCAGAATGAACACATGAGGAACAGGCCTGAGCCCAGCCCAGAGCGAGGAAGACCCCAGCTGAGCCAGACCAGTGGCCTGAGCAGAGCTGCCCAACCAAGTCCAGTTTAGATAAGCCACTTGCTGTCAACCCGAAGACCATGAGCCTGGGAGTAAATGTTTGTTTGCCACTGAGATTTTGTGGCACATGGCAAAATGGTTATGCAGCAAAAGCCCACTGGGCCAGCTGTATCTCTCATTGTGTCTCTGCAACTCAGTTTCTGTCTGCATCTGCTCTATAGTAAACAAGATAGATCAGAGGCTTGGGGGGAGGAGAGGCTTGAAGGCAGACTGAGGACATGGAATCAGAGGACCTAAGAGAATGGCAGTGAGGACAGACAGAGTTAGGAGATAGAATTTACAAGACTTGATGTCTGATGGGCTATAGGGGACGTGAGAGAGGGAAAAATCAAGGATGACACCCaggtttccattcttttttttttttttttttttttgagacggagtctcgctctgtcgcccaggctggagtgcagtggctggatctcagctcactgcaagctccgcctcctgggttcacgccattctcctgcctcagcctcccgagtagctgggactacaggcgcccgccacctcgcccagctcattttttgtgtgtttttagtagagatggggtttcaccgtgttagccaggatggtctcgatctcctgacctcgtgatccgcccatctcggcctcccaaaatgctgggattacaggcttgagccaccgcgcccggcccaggtttCCATTCTTTAAACTAGAAACACAGATGAGAAGTGgagtagacttttaaaaaaaaaaaatgaagtcccTCTTTTATTGCCCATCTTCTTCCACCATTCTTACATGACTGCAGAGTGTCCTGCTCCAACACAGCCCTGtgaaactttactttttttgtttcagcCTCATTGAAGTATAATTGGTATACAAAAAACTGCACataattaatatatacaatttggtGATTTTGGAACTAAGTATACACTCATGTTACTATTACCACAATCAAGGGAATAAACATGTTCGTCACTTCCAAGTTTCTGTgtatccctttattttcattttatttttatttttatttatatatttatttatttattttgagacagggtctcactctgttgcccaggctggagtgcagtggcacgatctcatctcacttcaacctctgcctcctgagaatcaagcgattctcccacctcagcttgccgagtagctggtactacaggtgcccacaaccacgcccagctgatttttgtgtttagttgagaagggatttcaccatattgaccaggccaggctggtctcgaactcctgacctcaggtgatccatccgcctaggcctttcaaagtgctgggattacaggcatgagccaccgcacccagccttgtgttttttgttttgttttgttttttgagacagttttgctcttgttgcccgggctggagtgcaatggcacgatcttggctcactgcaaactttgcctcccgggttcaagcgattctcctgtctcagtctcccaagtagttgcaATTACGGGCgcgcgccatcacgcctggctaattttacatttttagtagaaatggggtttctccatgttggtcaggctggtattgaacacccaacctcaggtgatccacccacctcagcctcccaaagtgctgggattacaggcatgagccaccgcgcctggcctgtttttagttttatttacttttgttttggttttggctttCATGTAGCAAGAACATTTAATGTGAGATGTACCCTCTTCACACATGTTTAAGTTCACAATGCCTTATTGTTACTGTAGGCACAATGTTATACCAGAGGAGACTTGAAAAGCTCATTTTGCTCATTATTGTAGTCCCATTAcaaagcagatgctcaataaaaatgtattgaattaaTGATCAGGTTTGGAGGGGAAATGGTGAGTTCACTTTGGGAAATGTGAACTCCCCGAAGCAGATGTCCAAGAGGTAGCAGAATGGACAATCAAGGAGACATGAGAGTCACAGGCAATTGAAATCAGGGAAGAGATGAGATCCCCAgagcaaggaaaagagaaggcTGAAAGGCAGAGGGCGAGCTGCTTGATGGTTGAAGCCAGAGGTCAGGTGGAGCCGCACTCCTCCTTGGCTTTCTAGAGTCTCTTTGCATCTGGTCCTTGGGTTCCATGAGATACCATGGTATCCTTGTGATAAAATCCTCTTTAGGCTTAATCTAGCTCAGGGTGGCTCCTGTTAATTTGCCATGGCAAGTCTCACGTGATAAACCATCCCCATTATTCACCCAGTCATCCGTGATGGTCCCCTGGGTGTCCATTCAGTCAATCATTCGTCAAACATTCACATAGTTGCCAACTAACGCTGGGTGAGATAGGGGTCCATCCTAGATTCTTCTTCCCTTCAACATCCGCACTCCCTGCCCTGGCTCAGGCTTGCCCGTGCCTCCTCACTCATCTCCCCCTCCCCAGTCAGCCCCACTAACCTGCCTGCCCAGGGAGGGCGATGTTTCTAAACTGGTCATGTTCCTTATGTGCTTAAAAGCCCTCTGTGCCAAAACTGACTGGAAGAAATATCTCAAAGTATAGAGGAAAAATGCAGAGACGAAAATTATGAGGGAAGAGATAAGAAcacatctcggaaaaaaaaagcaaacaaacagacaaacaaacaaaatatcccTCCATACCCTCAAAACAGAGGCCAACATCCTTATCCTGGCCCTCTACGCCCTCTGCAGCTCGCACCTGCCACTCCTGCTTGGCTTCTGTAGTGCAGAACAAAGTCGCAGGTGGGACTCCATGGTTACCCTCCCTGTGGTTCTGCACACATTGTCCCCTCTCCTTGGGACACCCTTCTCCTGGCTACCCACTCTTCAGGGCTTAACCCGGGgggtcacctcctccaggaagccctctgaCTCCTCTGGGCTCCCATATCACCCTGTGCTGTCCTCTGTCACTGTCCTTATCACACTGTGCTGCCCTTATATGTGCCTGGCTCCTCTCCTGGCCGGTgaattccttgagggcagggagcaTGTATGCCAAGACCAGGCACTGGGTAGGCCTCAGCATGTTTGCTGAGAGTCTGAGGAACTTTCTCAGCTCAGCTAACAGCGGAGACCACTGCAGAGCAGGTGGGTGGCTGGCCTTGGTGACCAGTGTCAGGGGAGATGTAGTGGGAGCCGGAGGGATGGGGTGGGCATGGGCCAAATTGCTGGGGATGCTGAGTAACTCCTTTTCTAGCCCAAGGGAGTTGCCGTTCTGTCCTCCCTCTCATCCTGCTTGGGGCCATTCTTTCATCAGTTCCTCATCCAGGCCCTTGCTGAACATACCCTCCTGGGAATGTGAACCCAAATCTCCCCACAGGAATCTCAAACTTCCCATGGACCCCAACCTTCCTAAGTATCCCAAACTTCATCAAAGTTTCCTGGAAACTTGTTCTCATGACTCCTAAAATTCCACCATTCATCTCCCAAACTTCACCTCAAAACCACTTTTCCTGCCCAACGCCCAGGAAGAGAGTGGTGCGCTCCTTACCCAGGCCTTGTCCTGCGTGGGGAAGCTGCTGCTGGTCTCCACCACGGCCACCAGGAGAGGGGAGGACAAGTTTCTTTTTGATATTGTCAATCCCCACCCCTTGCACCTCCCCCACACAGCTGCTCAGAAACACGACACTCCCCCATCTATTTCTGGATGTCTCCTCAGGGCTCAGGAACACCAGCCTCTGCTCAGTCTGACCTGCCCAGTGTTCGTCCTACAAAAAAGAGAATCCCTGAAGCCAGATAGGAGGTGGACTGAAGCACTAGGGATCCAGGTTGGGACAACTGCCTCCTCACTGGCCATGGTCCTGTACTCTGGTCAgtcaaggaggaggaagagaggaggaagctTCAGCACCTCAGCTTCAGAGAGCATCTCCTTAGATTTTGTACCTTTCACGTGAACACTGAGACTCAGCAAGGTGCCAGGAGAGATTCAAACTAAGGAGGCTGGATTCTGGGTCCCAGTTCCAGCTCTGACTCGCCAGGTGATCTTGGAGGACTTCTTTCTGCTACACTTAGGATCCCTGCCAATGactagatttttttgttgttgttgtttttgttttttgttttttattttttgagatggagtcttgctctgtcgccaggctggagtgcagtggccagatctcggctcactgcaacctctgccttccgggttcaagcaattctcctgcctcagcctcccgagtagctgggactacaagcgcccgccaccatgccaggctaatttttgtatttttaatagagatggggtttcaccatgttggccaggatggtctcaatctcttgacctcgggatctgcccacctcagcctcccaaagttctgggattacaggtgtgagccaccgtgcctggcccccaatGGCTAGATTTGAGTCCATCTCTTGGGGCCTTATTTTGGGTTCCACGTCCTGGGATGGGAGAAGCAATCCCCCAAAGCCAGAGAGTGGAGAGGGACAAAGCAGTGATCCCAGCAGATCTGGTCTCAGGGGCTGTCCCAGCAGGCCAAGCTGTCCCCAGGTGGTATCTTCTCTTCAAGCAACTGCAAACACTCAGCTTCCTCCAGAGAGCGGGGCAGGCAGGATATGTAGGcaacttctctttctttctctttctctctctctctctctctttctcattttgcCTTTAGCCCAGgcaacttctttctctttctttttctctctctctgtctttctttctggcatttcgcccaggctggagtgcagtggctccatctcagctcattgccatctccaccttctggttttaagcaattctcctgactcagccttctgagtagctgggattacaggtacccgccaccatgcccggctaatttttgtatttttagtagagacggggtttcaacatgttggccaggctggtctcgaactcctaacctcgtgatcctcccgcctcagcctcccaaagtgctaggattacaggagtgagcaaccGCGCCCTGCCCTGGAGCTGTTTTTCTAACAAGCACTCAGAagcacctccctccccaccctcctccaaGACTGGACCCACGGTATGTCTTCCCGTTTGGTCTACAGAAAGGATTCTGGGAGACAGCAGGATTCTAGGTGGAGGAAACTTTTTATTTGACAGTCTGAGGGGATGAGGGGACAGGGATGGGGGAAATTAATGAGCCAGACCAGGCTGGAGTCCTTTGGGTAGCTCTAATCTTTCGTGCCTACCTCAGCTCCAGCAGGCAGCATTTCCAAATCCTAGCTTTCGCAACCCTCAGAAATCCTAGCTTTCAGCGACCCTCCGGCCGCTGGGGGAAGGAAGGGTGACATCCCCCCTCCTCCTGGCTCAGGCCGCTGGGAAGCTCTTCCCTGAGCTACGAATTCCTCCGCTGGCCCCTTTCCCCATGGCCTCTGACGCGGCATCCAAAACTCAGAGCCAGGTTATTTATAGATAAGCCCAGAGGAGGTGGGGGAAAGGCCAGTGTTTACAAACATGGGTCACCTGAGTCTGAGCGGCACCGAAAGCGGTCTGGGGGAGGGGCGAGCCTGGATCCTGTGGATTTGCGACCAAGGGCTCTGTCTCTGGCCCAACCCCACTGAAGGGGTATGGGGAGAGGGCCCAGAGAAGGGAGGGAGTGGAGCACGTGCCCCAAGGTGTGGGCCAAATGCAAACTCTGCAATTCAGAGTGCTCCAGGGGCGACCTTTTGGCTGGCGGGACCTCCGCGGGGCCCCCTGGCCTGGTCGTCTGGGGGCCAGGGGCCGACCGGGTCATGGACCGCCTGAGGGAGAGACCAAGTCTCACAAGTTCCTTCCCCCTCACAGCCAAAGAGGGTCCCGCAGAAAGACCCCGCAGTCCTGGAGAAGGGGAGTTGCCCCTCAGCCCCTGCCCCGCCGCGGCCGCTCCCGGCCCCGCGTGCGGCGCTGGGAAAGGGGTGTCGGGTTACCAGCGCGGGGGCTCTAGTTACCCTCGGGAACCTTGCTTTCAGCCGGACTCCGGGGACAGCGCAGCGCCCGCCCGAGCCCTCGGCGCTACCTCCTGCTCGCGGCCTCCGCAACCTTCAGGTGGGTCCTCTGCCCCCGGCCCTCTCCTCTCTGGCGAAGCCAAACTGCGGCCCCGCCTTTACCGTCTCAGAAAAGTCCCCGGACTGGAGACTCTGAGGAAGGGGCGTCGGGAGTCTGGAGCGGAGACTTGGAGCGGGGGGCGGACAATAAACTCCAGGCCCCGCCCACGCCCCCGGCCCCGCCCACGCCCCGCCAGGGCCCTAATCCTGGACCCCGGATCCCGCGCGCCTGGAGACAGGGTCCAGATCTCCCTCGAGCCCCTCGAAACCAGGACTCCAGCGCCACTGGTCCCGCCCTCACCCGGACTCCTGGCCCTCACGTCTCCTCCAGGGATGGCACTGGCGTCACTGATGATGGCCCtcggctgccttggcctccacaCCTGGCAGGTAACTCCAGGAACCATCTCCAGTCCCCAAGGGGGACATTGGGGGGCAGACCCTGAGGAAGTGGACTGGGGGCTGACTCCTCACAGCCCTCTCCCAGGGACTCTTCCCTAGGATTCCACTCTTAACTCTCTTCCTCTCAGGAACCTCCATCCCTGCAGGGAGCCCCAGGTTCCCATTCTGTCTCCTAGAACCCCCACCTCCATTCCTCTCTGGATGCCTCCAACATTCTCCTCCCCACCTCTCATCTCCCAGCGCAGGCACAGTCCCGCAAAGCCTCCTTGGGTTACCTGTGTGCTGCAGTCCTGGCAGCCTCTCCCAGCCAAGGCTTGTCCTCCCCACCACCCCTACCCCAAATGTGGGTACAGAGCAGGGGAGGACGCAGGCGTCTCAGAGCTGACAGTGATTTGGTGTGGTGGCTGAGCACCTACCTGCAAGGGCTTCCTGCTGGATGAGAGGGAAAGAGAGCCTGAGGAGACTGGGGCTGGGGGTCAGATAGCTGGACACTTGCTGTGtgtagtatttgcacataacctgCCTGCTAGATCTTACAGCCAGAAAAGTGCTTGGTAGTCATCTAGTCCCACCTCCCACCGACCACGGGAACCTTTCTAATGACAGGATGATCCCTTTTAGGTTGTACAGAAGTAATGCTCTTTATGCTGTCTTCATAATAACTGTGAGGTTGGAAGTATCCTCAAGTCCAGAAAAGTTATGACACTTGCCCAAGATCTCACAGCTAATAGGTGGTAAAGTCAagatttcaggctgggtgcggtggcttatgcctgtaatcccagcactttgggaggctgaggctggtggatcacttgaggtcaggagttcgagaccagcatgacctacatggtgaaaccctgtctctactaaaaatacgaaaaattagctgggtgtggtattgcacacttgtaatcccagctactcaggaggctgagacaggagaattgcttgaacccaggaggcagggttgcagtgagccaagatcgtgccattgtactccagcctaggcaacagagtgagacttcgtctcaaaaaaacaaaaacaaaagaacaaattagccaaccatggtggcatgcacaggtaatcccagttacttgggaggctgaggtgggagaatcactccaacctgggaggcggagcttgcagtgagcagagatctcaccactgaactccagcctgggcaacagagcaagactctgtctcaaaaaaaaaaaaaaaaaaaaaaaaagatttcagccCATGTCTGTCTGACTCCAGTGCCTGTGCTATTTAAGCCTCTTATTGGGTCCTTGCCAAATTGCATATACCTGATATTTGGGGATAGAAATGAGATTCTGTGTTTCTGGATGGGTTTGCCCCCAGGACCCGTGTCCAGTGGTCTGAACTTACGCTCTTTTCGGTGTGgcatctctcttccttcctccacaGGCCCAGGCTGTTCCCATCCTGCCCCTGGGACTGGCTCCAGACACCTTTGACGATGCCTATGTGGGTTGTGCagaggagatggaggagaaggCAGCCCCCCTGCTAAAGGCGGAAATGGCCCACCATGCCCTGCTTCGGGAATCCTGGGAGGCAGCCCAGGAGGCCTGGGAGGACAGGCATCGAGGGCTCACCTTACCCCCTGGCTTCAAAGCCCAGAATGGAATAGCCATTATGGTCTACACCAACTCATCTAACACCTTGTACTGGAAGTTGAATCAGGCCGTGCGGACAGGCGGAGGCTCCCGGGAGCTCTACATGAGGCACTTTCCCTTCAAGGCCCTGCATTTCTACCTGATCCGGGCCCTGCAGCTGCTTCGAGGCGGTGGGGGCTGCAGCACAGGGCCTGGGGAGGTGGTGTTCCGAGGTGTGGGCAGCCTTCGCTTTGAACCCAAAAGGCTGGGGGACTCTGTCCGCTTAGGCCAGTTTGCCTCCAGCTCCCTGGATAAGGCAGTGGCCTGCAGATTTGGTAATGCCACCCTCTTTTCTCTAACGACTTGCTTTGGGGCCCCTATCCAGGCCTTCTCTGTCTTTCCCAAGGAGCGCGAGGTGCTGATTCCCCCCCATGAAGTCTTCTTGGTCACCAGATTCTCTCAGGATGGAGCCCAGAGCCTGGTGACTCTCTGGAGCTATAATCAGACCTGCAGCCACTTTAACTGCGCCTATCTGGGTGGTGAGCTGTGCATGGAGGAAGCAGGACTGGCAGTGtgggtgaaataagccagaatgTTCCTACACAATAATCCCCAGGGCCTTCGGGAGACCCACTTGGTTAAAGGGGAATTGAGGGCTGGAAGTCAGCTGGAGTTAATGTCATCTGTGACTCGGGTTTTTTTGGGTCCTATAAGTGTTTTCCAGATTTGTGAACATTCTCAGATGATTCTATATGTCCTCAAAAGGGTCCATCTCCTACACAGTCTAATAGACCAAAAGAACCTGGTTAAGGAGATTAGCAAGCAGCAGAAAGAGCCAGGGGGACTGCTTCAGGTCTCAGGGGGCCCTGGGCTTGATGAGGCTGATAGGGCATGTATGTGCCACTCCCAAGTGCTAAGGCAGGGACAGATGGAAGAGTGACTGGGTCTTGGGTGGGAAGAGGGATGGAAACGCAATCTGGAAAACTTCCTGGAGGACCGAGGAGGAAGGGAAGTCAGAAGTTTCCCTTTAGGTGAAGGGAAAATAGATTGAGAGGGGAAATGGCCCTGCCAAGGCCTGATGGGCCGGGCAGTTTGGGTGTGAGTCTGTCCACATGGAGGCCTCACTCTGCTGTCTGTTGCAGGGGAGAAGAGGCGGGGCTGTGTGTCTGCACCAGGTGAGTCGCTCTTCCATCCTCCCTCAGCTGCTTTGACTCCCCCTCACCCTGCTGaccccttccttttcttctccctccagcAGGGGTGCAGCCAGTCACAATCTGAGGgggcctcctctctgcccccCTGGAAGACCCTGCTCTTGGCCCCTGGGGAGTTCCAGCTCTCAGGGATTGGGCCCTGAAACTCCAACATCTGCCACTTAGGAGCCCTGGGAACGGGTGACCTTCATATGAAGAAGAGGCGCCTCCAACAGCCTTGAGAAGCAAGAACGTGGTTCCAGACCCAGCCCTAGCAGCCTTCTCCCCAACCAGGatgtggggctggggaggccacGGCAGGGCTGAGGGAACTCTGCTATGTGGTGGGGACTTCCCGGGACAAGCAAGGGAAGTACTGAGGCAGCCACTTGATTGAACGGTGTTGCAGTGTGGAGACATGGAATTTTATTGAGGCAGCCACTTGATTAAAAGGTATTGCAGTGTGGAGACATGGAATTTTATGACTGGTTTATTCCATGAGACTAGACCATCTGCCCCACTCTGGCCTTGCTAGGCTGAGGGACTGACTGAGGGACTAAAAAAATAACTtcctggggctgggcgtggtggctcacacttgtaatcccaggactttgggaggccgaggcgggtggatcacgaggtcaggagattgagaccagtctggctaacacggtgaaaccctgtctctactaaaaatacaaaaaaattagctgggcgtggtggcgggcacctgtagtcccagctactccggaggctgaggcaggagaatggagtgaacccataagacggagcttgcagtgagcggaaatctcgccactgcactccagcctgggtgacagagcaagactccgtctcaaaaataataataatagtaacttctTGGTCACTCCTAGACACAATCTCCTGTGCAGACCCGTGTCACACTCTAACTTGCAAATCCAGAAGCTAGAACAGCTAGGGGGTCCTCACGACAACCATGAAGGCAGGAAAGCAGGCAGGTGATTCCTCAGCCCCACTTGTGAGGTGAGGAGTGCAAAGACAAGGAAGGAGGCAACTGGTCAGAGGGTTCCCATTGAACCCCGACCTCTCATCTCCCcggcctcctgcctcctggtcCGGAACTATCCATGAAAGATCTGAGGAAACTCAAAGTAGGATCCTAAGCCCAAGACACTTGGGACCACAGAGCAAGTCATTTCTCTCTGTCCTACTCCCACAAGGGTCCATTTCAGGGGAAAGAAAGGCGAGGACCTAAAAACATCAGGAGACAGAGATTCTCACACAGCCCGGAGGCCTCTCACATCCAGAACAGAAACTTTATTGAAGCAAGAAAAGCAGCGCAGGCTCCTCCCAAGGGGCCCCCCACCCTTACCCTCCTAGGCTACCACCCTCAGCAGCAGAAGAAGGGAGCCTTCCACTGTATCAGGACCTCCCCTCAGTCCCCAAATCCTCCCCCTGGGGCAGGTCCGCAGCCCCCTCTGCTTCCTGCTCCCTATGTACTAGCACATGAGCTGGGGAGCGCGGGCCGGAATCTCCAGAAGCCAGAGTCCTCGCCCCTCCACTGTCCGGAAGCCCGGTTCCTGATGATTCCTGGGTCCCCACAATCCCAGGCCCTGTCAGCTCTGGGGTCTCAGGGATGGGAGGCCCCAGGTTCTGGAAGCTGTTGTGCACTCAGGTGATGCAGTGACTGAGGATGCTGGCACTGTCAGGAGGCCGGGGTGTACCTCCCTCCGCCAGAGTTCACTGCACACAGGCTACCTCGCTTTGCAGTCGAGATACGGTCTTGGTCAGCTCTGtgagtctgttgcccaggtctGGAGGAGGTGGAGTACTGAGGGGCCTTTCAGAGGATGAGCCTGCCCTGTACCCCTTTTACCCTTTACAGAATCCCAGGGGTTGCCGTATCCAGAGTTCCTGAGGGAGAACTGGAAGAAGTGAGGAACGGGTGTGTGGGCTAGGGGTCAGGTGGGTGGGTGAAACTGGGACAGGTGAATCCGAtcgggtggggagggaggagctgaGGAGCTGGAAAGAAGGGAAGTCTGGGGGCCAGAGAAGGATGACAAGCCATGGGGAAAGCTGTTACTGGGTAGACGTTCATGCGTCCCCCCCCTCCGCCCTCTCCCCAGTCTATGG
Coding sequences within:
- the ART5 gene encoding ecto-ADP-ribosyltransferase 5 isoform X2, with translation MFAESLRNFLSSANSGDHCRAASQSARITGVSNRALPWSCFSNKHSEAPPSPPSSKTGPTPDSGDSAAPARALGATSCSRPPQPSGMALASLMMALGCLGLHTWQAQAVPILPLGLAPDTFDDAYVGCAEEMEEKAAPLLKAEMAHHALLRESWEAAQEAWEDRHRGLTLPPGFKAQNGIAIMVYTNSSNTLYWKLNQAVRTGGGSRELYMRHFPFKALHFYLIRALQLLRGGGGCSTGPGEVVFRGVGSLRFEPKRLGDSVRLGQFASSSLDKAVACRFGNATLFSLTTCFGAPIQAFSVFPKEREVLIPPHEVFLVTRFSQDGAQSLVTLWSYNQTCSHFNCAYLGGEKRRGCVSAPGALGTGDLHMKKRRLQQP
- the ART5 gene encoding ecto-ADP-ribosyltransferase 5 isoform X3, translating into MGHLSLSGTESGLGEGRAWILWICDQGLCLWPNPTEGPDSGDSAAPARALGATSCSRPPQPSGMALASLMMALGCLGLHTWQAQAVPILPLGLAPDTFDDAYVGCAEEMEEKAAPLLKAEMAHHALLRESWEAAQEAWEDRHRGLTLPPGFKAQNGIAIMVYTNSSNTLYWKLNQAVRTGGGSRELYMRHFPFKALHFYLIRALQLLRGGGGCSTGPGEVVFRGVGSLRFEPKRLGDSVRLGQFASSSLDKAVACRFGNATLFSLTTCFGAPIQAFSVFPKEREVLIPPHEVFLVTRFSQDGAQSLVTLWSYNQTCSHFNCAYLGGEKRRGCVSAPGALGTGDLHMKKRRLQQP
- the ART5 gene encoding ecto-ADP-ribosyltransferase 5 isoform X1, translated to MDRLRERPSLTSSFPLTAKEGPAERPRSPGEGELPLSPCPAAAAPGPACGAGKGVSGYQRGGSSYPREPCFQPDSGDSAAPARALGATSCSRPPQPSGMALASLMMALGCLGLHTWQAQAVPILPLGLAPDTFDDAYVGCAEEMEEKAAPLLKAEMAHHALLRESWEAAQEAWEDRHRGLTLPPGFKAQNGIAIMVYTNSSNTLYWKLNQAVRTGGGSRELYMRHFPFKALHFYLIRALQLLRGGGGCSTGPGEVVFRGVGSLRFEPKRLGDSVRLGQFASSSLDKAVACRFGNATLFSLTTCFGAPIQAFSVFPKEREVLIPPHEVFLVTRFSQDGAQSLVTLWSYNQTCSHFNCAYLGGEKRRGCVSAPGALGTGDLHMKKRRLQQP
- the ART5 gene encoding ecto-ADP-ribosyltransferase 5 isoform X4, with protein sequence MALASLMMALGCLGLHTWQAQAVPILPLGLAPDTFDDAYVGCAEEMEEKAAPLLKAEMAHHALLRESWEAAQEAWEDRHRGLTLPPGFKAQNGIAIMVYTNSSNTLYWKLNQAVRTGGGSRELYMRHFPFKALHFYLIRALQLLRGGGGCSTGPGEVVFRGVGSLRFEPKRLGDSVRLGQFASSSLDKAVACRFGNATLFSLTTCFGAPIQAFSVFPKEREVLIPPHEVFLVTRFSQDGAQSLVTLWSYNQTCSHFNCAYLGGEKRRGCVSAPGALGTGDLHMKKRRLQQP